From one Sparus aurata chromosome 16, fSpaAur1.1, whole genome shotgun sequence genomic stretch:
- the LOC115597316 gene encoding uncharacterized protein LOC115597316 isoform X2, with product MSKRKHNVTLNTKDKDWLRENVPRRTLTRWKKRKINRTLTDIEKHTAQRHEIDEGASQSEEQRAEPFTLTQEIDEDASQSEEQRAEPFTSTQEIDEDASQSEEQRAEPFTLTQEIDEDPSQSEEQRAEPFTSTQEIDEDASQSEEQRAEPFTSTQEIDEDPSQSEEQRAEPFTSTQDNVPQAIDDVHTQGLTEEQSCISILSFALRHNTTGVLMEDLLKLLKLHSAGTSAIPASKYFLGKPLAGIVDQFEHHHYCSVCTKYLGTSQSQEETLTCVSCSSSITVKASLHEGHFFISIPLKGQLKDILENQGMHDLCFPADDSSREVINDICDGTLYQALQSNSEADFLSLTFNCDGVPVFQSSKFSIWPILCCVNEIPPQCRDKHVLLCALWFGSKKPDMTCFFKPFVEECANLSQTGFKWHHPIDQSWRNVKVHPLCCVCDAVARPLLQNFK from the exons ATGtcgaaaagaaaacacaacgttACTCTCAACACGAAAGACAAAGATTGGTTGAGAGAAAACGTTCCAAGACGTACTTTgacaagatggaaaaaaag GAAAATCAACAGAACTTTGACTGACATTGAAAAACACACTGCTCAACGACAT GAAATTGATGAAGGTGCCAGCCAAAGcgaagagcagagagcagagcctttcacattaacacag GAAATTGATGAAGATGCCAGCCAAAGcgaagagcagagagcagagcctttcacatcaacacag GAAATTGATGAGGATGCCAGCCAAAGcgaagagcagagagcagagcctttcacattaacacag gaAATTGATGAAGATCCCAGCCAAAGcgaagagcagagagcagagcctttcacatcaacacag GAAATTGATGAGGATGCCAGCCAAAGcgaagagcagagagcagagcctttcacatcaacacag gaAATTGATGAAGATCCCAGCCAAAGcgaagagcagagagcagagcctttcacatcaacacag GACAATGTACCTCAAGCAATAGATGATGTCCACACCCAAGGACTAACGGAAGAGCAAAGTTGCATCTCGATTCTCTCCTTTGCATTGAGACACAACACTACAGGTGTATTGATGGAAGACCTGCTGAAACTTTTAAAGTTACATTCTGCTGGGACAAGTGCAATTCCAGCAAGCAAGTATTTTTTGGGGAAACCATTAGCTGGTATTGTAGATCAATTTGAACACCATCATTACTGCAGCGTATGTACTAAGTACCTTGGCACTTCACAGTCACAAGAAGAAACACTTACATGCGTGTCATGTTCCTCATCCATAACAGTAAAAGCCAGTTTACACGAAGGACATTTCTTTATCAGTATTCCATTAAAGGGCCAACTGAAAGATATTCTTGAGAATCAGGGTATGCATGATCTCTGTTTTCCTGCTGATGACAGTAGTAGAGAAGTAATAAATGATATATGTGATGGCACCTTATATCAGGCCTTGCAGTCAAACAGTGAAGCGGATTTCCTTTCCCTTACATTTAATTGTGATGGTGTACCAGTCTTTCAGTCCTCTAAATTTAGTATTTGGCCAatactgtgttgtgttaatgaGATACCCCCTCAGTGCAGAGATAAGCATGTACTTTTATGTGCTTTGTGGTTCGGTTCCAAAAAGCCAGACATGACCTGTTTCTTCAAACCATTTGTGGAGGAATGTGCCAATCTTTCACAAACTGGTTTTAAGTGGCATCATCCTATTGATCAGTCATGGAGAAATGTGAAGGTGCACccattgtgctgtgtgtgtgatgcagtaGCAAGGCCTTTACTACAGAattttaagtaa
- the LOC115597316 gene encoding uncharacterized protein LOC115597316 isoform X6, translating into MSKRKHNVTLNTKDKDWLRENVPRRTLTRWKKRKINRTLTDIEKHTAQRHEIDEGASQSEEQRAEPFTLTQEIDEDASQSEEQRAEPFTSTQEIDEDASQSEEQRAEPFTLTQEIDEDPSQSEEQRAEPFTSTQEIDEDPSQSEEQRAEPFTSTQDNVPQAIDDVHTQGLTEEQSCISILSFALRHNTTGVLMEDLLKLLKLHSAGTSAIPASKYFLGKPLAGIVDQFEHHHYCSVCTKYLGTSQSQEETLTCVSCSSSITVKASLHEGHFFISIPLKGQLKDILENQGMHDLCFPADDSSREVINDICDGTLYQALQSNSEADFLSLTFNCDGVPVFQSSKFSIWPILCCVNEIPPQCRDKHVLLCALWFGSKKPDMTCFFKPFVEECANLSQTGFKWHHPIDQSWRNVKVHPLCCVCDAVARPLLQNFK; encoded by the exons ATGtcgaaaagaaaacacaacgttACTCTCAACACGAAAGACAAAGATTGGTTGAGAGAAAACGTTCCAAGACGTACTTTgacaagatggaaaaaaag GAAAATCAACAGAACTTTGACTGACATTGAAAAACACACTGCTCAACGACAT GAAATTGATGAAGGTGCCAGCCAAAGcgaagagcagagagcagagcctttcacattaacacag GAAATTGATGAAGATGCCAGCCAAAGcgaagagcagagagcagagcctttcacatcaacacag GAAATTGATGAGGATGCCAGCCAAAGcgaagagcagagagcagagcctttcacattaacacag gaAATTGATGAAGATCCCAGCCAAAGcgaagagcagagagcagagcctttcacatcaacacag gaAATTGATGAAGATCCCAGCCAAAGcgaagagcagagagcagagcctttcacatcaacacag GACAATGTACCTCAAGCAATAGATGATGTCCACACCCAAGGACTAACGGAAGAGCAAAGTTGCATCTCGATTCTCTCCTTTGCATTGAGACACAACACTACAGGTGTATTGATGGAAGACCTGCTGAAACTTTTAAAGTTACATTCTGCTGGGACAAGTGCAATTCCAGCAAGCAAGTATTTTTTGGGGAAACCATTAGCTGGTATTGTAGATCAATTTGAACACCATCATTACTGCAGCGTATGTACTAAGTACCTTGGCACTTCACAGTCACAAGAAGAAACACTTACATGCGTGTCATGTTCCTCATCCATAACAGTAAAAGCCAGTTTACACGAAGGACATTTCTTTATCAGTATTCCATTAAAGGGCCAACTGAAAGATATTCTTGAGAATCAGGGTATGCATGATCTCTGTTTTCCTGCTGATGACAGTAGTAGAGAAGTAATAAATGATATATGTGATGGCACCTTATATCAGGCCTTGCAGTCAAACAGTGAAGCGGATTTCCTTTCCCTTACATTTAATTGTGATGGTGTACCAGTCTTTCAGTCCTCTAAATTTAGTATTTGGCCAatactgtgttgtgttaatgaGATACCCCCTCAGTGCAGAGATAAGCATGTACTTTTATGTGCTTTGTGGTTCGGTTCCAAAAAGCCAGACATGACCTGTTTCTTCAAACCATTTGTGGAGGAATGTGCCAATCTTTCACAAACTGGTTTTAAGTGGCATCATCCTATTGATCAGTCATGGAGAAATGTGAAGGTGCACccattgtgctgtgtgtgtgatgcagtaGCAAGGCCTTTACTACAGAattttaagtaa